Proteins encoded together in one Rossellomorea sp. y25 window:
- a CDS encoding heme-binding protein, which translates to MKTVLRLQLEEAKVIIEEAKRKSEEINVLETIAVVDDGGHVIALERMNGARITGPDIAIAKAFTAAGHKRSTHLFNKEPNGPVLPGNEAFGIQQMLPGKFAVFVGGFPIVVDGEVIGGIGVSGGNGEQDTAVGTAALKALQSHLKDHDVVTDADIKK; encoded by the coding sequence ATGAAAACTGTACTAAGACTCCAACTCGAAGAAGCAAAAGTAATCATAGAAGAGGCAAAAAGAAAATCAGAAGAAATCAATGTACTTGAAACCATCGCAGTTGTCGATGACGGAGGACATGTGATTGCCCTTGAACGTATGAACGGCGCCCGGATCACCGGTCCCGACATCGCGATTGCCAAAGCGTTTACGGCAGCGGGGCATAAGCGTTCCACTCATTTATTTAACAAGGAACCGAACGGGCCTGTATTGCCGGGGAATGAAGCATTTGGTATCCAGCAGATGCTCCCAGGGAAGTTTGCGGTATTTGTCGGAGGATTTCCGATCGTAGTGGATGGTGAAGTCATCGGCGGCATCGGGGTCAGCGGCGGTAACGGTGAACAGGATACGGCTGTCGGAACAGCTGCGCTGAAAGCATTGCAGTCCCACTTAAAGGATCATGACGTCGTAACAGATGCAGATATTAAGAAATAA
- a CDS encoding ABC transporter ATP-binding protein yields MNVIEANGLTKQFGSKKVVSEVSLHVEKGEIYGFLGRNGAGKSTFINMITGVIKPTSGEFKLLGETKLENVYSRIGVLPDYSTFYDSLTALGHIKYFASINGKKISTAQGKKVLDRVGILEHANVKAGKFSFGMKKKLGIAQAIVHDPDLVFLDEPTSGVDAESGLSIQQLILDLKREGKTIFMTSHNLNEVEKICTRMAIMKDGKIINEGTLEGLRAHYSSSIQVEIKHSSLENGNPHLINQYLETVGKEIETRGNVTSLVIESEKKIPQIVRAFTGHNIDLYRINVDEPSLEDIFLQNESGGQGDRHPVPL; encoded by the coding sequence ATGAATGTGATAGAGGCAAACGGACTCACGAAACAATTTGGTTCCAAAAAGGTAGTCAGTGAAGTAAGTTTACATGTGGAAAAAGGGGAGATATACGGGTTCCTGGGAAGGAATGGCGCAGGAAAATCCACCTTTATCAATATGATCACCGGGGTGATAAAACCTACTTCAGGAGAATTCAAGCTGCTGGGTGAAACAAAGCTTGAGAACGTATACAGCCGAATCGGGGTTTTACCTGATTACTCAACCTTTTATGATTCCTTAACCGCACTTGGTCACATAAAATATTTTGCCAGCATTAACGGCAAAAAAATATCAACGGCACAAGGAAAAAAGGTTCTGGATCGAGTGGGGATTTTAGAACATGCAAACGTAAAGGCCGGAAAATTTTCTTTCGGTATGAAGAAAAAATTAGGGATTGCCCAGGCGATCGTTCATGACCCCGATCTGGTCTTTTTGGATGAACCAACTTCAGGTGTCGATGCGGAATCAGGACTTAGCATCCAGCAGCTAATATTGGATTTGAAGAGAGAAGGAAAAACCATTTTCATGACCTCCCACAACTTAAATGAGGTCGAAAAAATCTGTACCCGCATGGCTATCATGAAAGATGGAAAAATTATCAATGAAGGAACATTAGAGGGATTAAGGGCCCATTATTCTTCCTCCATCCAGGTGGAGATCAAGCATTCTTCCCTGGAAAACGGAAACCCTCATCTCATCAACCAGTACCTTGAAACCGTGGGAAAAGAGATCGAGACAAGAGGAAATGTCACATCTCTTGTAATCGAATCAGAAAAGAAAATCCCGCAAATCGTCCGGGCATTCACCGGACATAATATTGATTTATACAGGATTAATGTTGATGAACCGTCTTTGGAAGATATTTTTTTGCAGAACGAATCCGGGGGACAAGGGGACAGGCACCCTGTCCCGCTATAA
- a CDS encoding iron-containing redox enzyme family protein produces MTKLLSKDEFRKELEEAIKGNHSQKAPFTTAWAEGKLERKHFAKWAENHYHYVGPFANYLSYIYHNTPDHPKFEDAKDFTLQNMYEEEIAADRHTDLLIRFAEACGTTGDRVRDPKNMAATTLGLQSWCYSVAARENFVVATAALVVGLESQVPDIYRKQTPVLREKYGFTDEEIEFFDLHIVSDEIHGERGYKIVLEHADTPELQQECLEIVRVGAKMRRMYMDGLWKEYLEKDLGALVQA; encoded by the coding sequence ATGACAAAACTATTATCTAAAGATGAATTCCGTAAAGAGCTGGAAGAGGCAATCAAGGGAAATCATAGTCAAAAGGCTCCTTTTACAACTGCTTGGGCAGAAGGGAAGCTCGAGAGAAAGCACTTTGCAAAATGGGCTGAAAACCATTACCACTATGTTGGGCCTTTCGCGAACTATCTTTCTTATATCTATCACAATACGCCTGATCATCCAAAATTCGAAGACGCGAAAGATTTCACCCTTCAAAATATGTATGAAGAAGAAATCGCCGCAGATCGCCATACCGACTTGTTGATCCGTTTTGCTGAAGCGTGTGGAACGACAGGCGATCGAGTAAGAGATCCGAAGAATATGGCTGCAACGACTCTTGGACTGCAAAGCTGGTGCTATTCAGTGGCGGCACGTGAAAACTTCGTAGTGGCAACGGCAGCATTAGTAGTAGGTTTGGAATCACAAGTACCTGATATTTATCGTAAACAAACGCCGGTCCTTCGTGAAAAATACGGATTCACAGATGAAGAAATCGAATTCTTCGACCTGCACATCGTATCGGATGAAATCCATGGAGAGCGTGGATACAAAATCGTGTTGGAGCATGCTGATACGCCGGAACTTCAGCAGGAATGCCTGGAGATTGTGCGTGTAGGAGCGAAAATGCGCCGCATGTACATGGACGGATTATGGAAAGAGTATCTTGAAAAAGATTTAGGTGCTCTTGTACAGGCTTAA
- a CDS encoding aldehyde dehydrogenase family protein, with translation MFRVLVAKAELYKNYINGQWEDSSSEKTFVSLNPANKEEVVGVFQASTQEDVKRAIESADAAFPSWSDTAPSKRAAILNKAAQYLIDHVDQFAKELTQEEGKPIGAARGEVLRSAETLKYYAVEGQSQSGETFPQDDPNMDVSSKLEPLGVITVITPWNFPLSIPARKIAPALITGNTVVFKPSSETPLVAYRLVEALVHAGLPDGVLNFVTGNSREIGDSLVDHPAVKAVTFTGSTGAGERIHRNVSFDTRTQMELGGKNPLIVMEDADIELAAKLTVNGGYNLSGQACTGTSRVIVMKEVKEKFLSALVEKTKNLKIGNGFEEGITVCPLASEKQLTNVLKYIEIGKEEGADLLYGGEHVTEGDYAKGYYVRPAIFTEVDPSMRIAKEEIFGPVIAVIEVSDYAEAIKVANDVEYGLSASIVTNNLKTAQQFTKDIKAGTVKVNRTTTGNLMNAPFGGIKRSSTSTFRESGRAGLDFFTQIKTVYIGY, from the coding sequence ATGTTTCGAGTGCTAGTAGCAAAAGCCGAATTATACAAAAACTACATTAATGGTCAATGGGAGGATTCCTCCAGTGAAAAAACGTTTGTCAGCCTTAACCCGGCCAATAAAGAAGAAGTGGTCGGTGTCTTCCAGGCGTCGACACAAGAGGACGTGAAAAGGGCCATTGAATCTGCGGATGCCGCTTTTCCTTCCTGGTCTGATACGGCGCCTTCCAAGAGGGCAGCGATCCTTAACAAGGCAGCTCAATATTTGATCGACCATGTAGATCAATTTGCAAAGGAATTGACTCAGGAAGAAGGGAAGCCGATCGGGGCTGCCCGTGGGGAAGTGCTGAGATCTGCTGAAACCCTGAAATATTATGCGGTCGAAGGTCAAAGCCAAAGCGGAGAGACCTTTCCCCAGGATGATCCCAACATGGATGTATCATCGAAGCTTGAGCCGCTTGGTGTCATCACCGTCATCACTCCTTGGAACTTTCCATTATCGATACCTGCCCGTAAAATAGCGCCTGCATTGATCACAGGAAATACGGTTGTATTCAAGCCATCCTCTGAAACGCCATTGGTTGCTTATCGATTAGTGGAAGCTTTGGTACACGCCGGACTTCCGGATGGGGTACTTAATTTTGTAACGGGGAACTCCCGTGAAATAGGTGACAGCCTGGTCGACCATCCAGCAGTGAAGGCTGTGACGTTTACAGGATCTACTGGCGCCGGGGAACGCATTCATCGTAATGTTTCCTTCGATACGAGAACACAGATGGAGCTTGGCGGGAAGAATCCATTGATTGTGATGGAAGATGCCGATATCGAGCTTGCAGCTAAATTGACAGTGAATGGCGGCTACAATCTAAGTGGTCAGGCCTGTACGGGAACCAGTCGTGTCATCGTGATGAAAGAGGTCAAAGAGAAATTCCTCAGTGCTTTGGTGGAAAAAACAAAGAACCTAAAGATCGGTAACGGATTTGAAGAAGGGATCACGGTTTGTCCGTTGGCGAGTGAGAAGCAATTGACGAATGTGTTGAAATACATTGAAATCGGTAAAGAAGAGGGAGCCGACTTACTGTACGGGGGAGAGCATGTAACGGAAGGCGATTATGCAAAGGGCTATTACGTTCGTCCGGCGATCTTTACGGAGGTCGATCCTTCCATGAGGATTGCGAAAGAAGAAATCTTCGGTCCTGTCATCGCGGTGATCGAGGTTTCTGATTATGCTGAAGCGATCAAAGTGGCCAACGACGTTGAATACGGTCTGTCCGCATCGATTGTGACCAATAACTTAAAAACGGCCCAACAGTTCACGAAAGATATCAAAGCCGGCACCGTGAAAGTGAATCGGACAACGACCGGTAACCTGATGAACGCTCCATTTGGCGGCATCAAGAGGTCAAGTACGTCCACCTTCCGTGAATCTGGAAGAGCAGGACTCGATTTCTTCACTCAAATCAAGACCGTATATATAGGATACTAA
- a CDS encoding 2Fe-2S iron-sulfur cluster-binding protein, with amino-acid sequence MPNVKLYVEGGIVEQDVKDGANLVVLAGIKQFPKLKYGCGMGKCTKCTCKVLSGGENLDPPNWKEDKMLGELVNENYRLTCQLNIKADIELTQEGVDVKKRKAAAEAKG; translated from the coding sequence ATGCCAAATGTCAAGCTGTATGTTGAAGGTGGAATCGTTGAACAGGATGTGAAAGATGGCGCTAATTTGGTTGTACTGGCAGGAATTAAGCAGTTTCCGAAACTGAAATATGGATGCGGGATGGGGAAATGTACGAAGTGTACATGTAAAGTGCTGAGTGGCGGTGAAAACCTGGATCCACCCAATTGGAAGGAGGATAAAATGCTGGGGGAATTGGTGAATGAAAACTACCGGCTCACGTGTCAGCTGAACATTAAAGCGGATATCGAACTGACGCAGGAAGGTGTGGACGTCAAGAAAAGAAAAGCGGCAGCAGAGGCAAAGGGTTAA
- a CDS encoding creatininase family protein produces the protein MDSYVLTNMTWEEVEEALKTVKMAVIPIGAHEQHGPHMIESCDAVLATEMAKKIAERMHPHLIVTPTVNMGVSPHHMNFPGTISLKPDTLIAILRDMVRSLKRHGINKFLFLNAHGGNQSTLSVASTVLSEEEGVEVYYAKTTSSAKESIKDFIHSPIFGHSCEREVSEALYLAPYLIRPDKLTSGDFCEGGRYKQLRPGKAIQGYYQYEEMTKNGCIGDATKASREIGEQIVTEATENIAQALRELLRLEVEMLN, from the coding sequence ATGGATTCGTACGTACTGACAAATATGACTTGGGAAGAGGTAGAGGAGGCGTTAAAAACCGTTAAGATGGCGGTCATACCGATCGGGGCCCATGAACAGCACGGTCCTCACATGATTGAAAGCTGTGATGCGGTACTTGCAACCGAGATGGCGAAAAAAATTGCCGAGCGGATGCACCCGCATCTGATCGTTACCCCGACGGTCAATATGGGCGTATCTCCCCATCACATGAATTTCCCGGGGACCATTTCCCTGAAGCCGGATACATTAATCGCGATTTTAAGGGATATGGTACGTTCTTTAAAGCGTCATGGGATCAATAAATTTCTATTCCTAAATGCGCATGGGGGAAATCAATCGACGTTAAGTGTGGCGAGCACGGTCCTGTCAGAGGAGGAGGGGGTTGAGGTTTATTATGCAAAAACCACCTCATCTGCTAAAGAATCGATCAAGGATTTCATCCATTCCCCGATTTTCGGGCATAGCTGTGAACGCGAAGTATCAGAAGCGCTTTACTTAGCACCATACTTGATCAGACCGGACAAATTGACGTCGGGAGACTTCTGTGAAGGGGGGAGATATAAACAATTAAGACCGGGAAAAGCGATTCAAGGATACTATCAGTATGAAGAAATGACGAAAAATGGATGTATCGGGGACGCAACAAAGGCATCGAGAGAGATAGGGGAACAGATTGTTACAGAAGCGACAGAGAATATTGCACAAGCGTTAAGGGAATTATTACGTCTCGAAGTTGAAATGCTGAATTAA